In Magnolia sinica isolate HGM2019 chromosome 12, MsV1, whole genome shotgun sequence, a single genomic region encodes these proteins:
- the LOC131220869 gene encoding berberine bridge enzyme-like 23, whose protein sequence is MDLSVSSSHLALISLIFLSFSITISFPIHDNFLQCFSSHFPTFSTESQLIYTPNTSSYTSILQSSIQNLRFLGPTTPKPLFIITPTNASHIQASIICSRTHGLNIRVRSGGHDYEGLSYVSFSNASFIIIDLVDFRSITVDLKDKTMWVQSGATIGEVYYKIAQTNGSFGFPAGICHTVGVGGHFGGGGLGTMMRKHGLAADNIIDAYLIDADGRIHDRKSMGEDLFWAIRGGGASSFGVILSWKIKLVDVPPTVTVFTISKTLEQGAIKLVERWQSIADKFNEDLFIRLIIQPMGGVDQRPRRLQVLFNSLYLGTVEELLPLMGKSFPELGLEKKDCLEMPWIESVLYFEGLPRGPGNSIDALLDRGLQEKVFYKGKSDFVEKPISQIGLEGIWESLLEGGRVYMIMEPLGGRMSEISRAEIPFPYRKGYLYNIQYVVRWGESDAGEGSKKDIDWIRRLHDYLGPHVSRSPRGAYLNYRDLDLGVNEEGNSSYSRARIWGRKYFNGNFKRLALVKGVVDPTNFFRSEQSIPPLVRMERR, encoded by the coding sequence ATGGATCTTTCGGTCTCTTCATCACACCTTGCTCTCATatctctcatctttctctctttctccattACAATTTCATTCCCAATCCATGACAACTTCTTACAATGCTTTTCCTCCCATTTTCCAACTTTCTCAACAGAATCCCAACTCATCTACACTCCAAACACATCCTCCTACACCTCCATCCTCCAATCTTCCATCCAAAACCTCAGGTTCCTGGGCCCCACAACCCCAAAACCTCTCTTCATCATCACACCCACAAATGCATCCCACATCCAAGCATCCATCATCTGCTCCAGAACACATGGCCTGAACATCAGAGTCAGAAGTGGGGGCCATGACTATGAAGGGCTATCTTATGTATCATTCAGCAATGCCTCATTCATCATCATCGACCTCGTCGACTTCCGATCGATCACTGTCGATCTCAAAGACAAGACAATGTGGGTCCAATCTGGCGCAACGATCGGTGAAGTCTATTACAAGATTGCGCAAACGAACGGTTCATTTGGGTTCCCAGCAGGGATCTGCCACACCGTCGGCGTTGGTGGACACTTTGGCGGTGGCGGGCTCGGAACCATGATGAGGAAACATGGCCTTGCCGCTGATAACATCATCGATGCCTACTTGATCGATGCCGATGGACGGATCCATGATCGAAAATCCATGGGTGAGGATCTGTTTTGGGCCATTAGAGGAGGTGGTGCATCGAGCTTCGGTGTAATTCTCTCATGGAAGATCAAGCTGGTGGATGTCCCACCTACCGTGACTGTTTTCACCATATCCAAGACCTTGGAACAAGGTGCAATCAAGCTTGTGGAAAGGTGGCAATCCATTGCAGATAAATTCAATGAAGATCTCTTCATCAGACTCATCATCCAACCAATGGGCGGAGTGGACCAAAGACCAAGGAGACTGCAAGTCCTATTCAATTCCTTGTATCTTGGGACAGTGGAAGAACTCCTACCCTTGATGGGAAAGAGCTTTCCTGAATTGGGTTTGGAGAAAAAGGACTGTTTGGAAATGCCTTGGATTGAATCAGTCCTATATTTTGAAGGACTCCCACGTGGGCCAGGAAACTCCATAGATGCCCTGTTGGATAGAGGACTCCAAGAGAAAGTCTTCTACAAAGGCAAATCTGACTTTGTGGAGAAACCCATTTCTCAAATTGGTTTGGAAGGGATTTGGGAGAGCTTGTTGGAGGGGGGGAGAGTGTACATGATAATGGAACCTTTGGGTGGTAGGATGAGTGAGATATCAAGGGCTGAGATTCCTTTCCCATATAGGAAAGGATATTTGTATAATATACAATACGTGGTGAGATGGGGTGAAAGTGATGCTGGTGAGGGATCTAAGAAGGATATAGATTGGATTAGGAGGCTGCATGATTACTTGGGCCCACATGTTTCAAGATCTCCAAGGGGTGCTTATCTCAACTATAGGGACCTTGATTTGGGAGTGAATGAGGAAGGAAACTCAAGCTATTCAAGGGCTAGGATTTGGGGTAGGAAGTATTTCAATGGTAACTTTAAGAGATTGGCACTTGTGAAGggtgtggtggaccccactaattTCTTTAGGTCTGAACAAAGCATTCCACCTCTTGTTCGGATGGAAAGGAGATAG
- the LOC131220356 gene encoding berberine bridge enzyme-like 18, with the protein MWVQSGASVGEVYYQIGQMNSSLAFLAGICSTIAVGGHFGGGGLGTMMRKHGLATDNVVDAYLIDADGQLHDRKSMGEDLFWAIRGGGASSFGIILSWKIKLVHVPPTVTVFTISKTLEQGATKLVERWQSIADKFSEDLFIRLFI; encoded by the coding sequence ATGTGGGTCCAATCTGGCGCATCGGTTGGCGAAGTCTACTACCAGATCGGGCAAATGAACAGTTCACTTGCGTTCCTGGCAGGGATCTGCTCCACCATCGCCGTTGGTGGACACTTTGGCGGTGGCGGGCTAGGAACCATGATGAGGAAACATGGCCTTGCCACCGATAACGTCGTCGATGCCTACTTGATTGATGCCGATGGACAGCTCCATGATCGAAAATCCATGGGTGAGGATCTGTTTTGGGCCATTAGAGGAGGTGGTGCATCGAGCTTTGGTATAATTCTCTCATGGAAGATCAAGCTGGTGCATGTCCCACCTACTGTGACTGTTTTCACCATTTCCAAGACCTTGGAACAAGGTGCAACCAAGCTTGTGGAAAGATGGCAATCCATTGCAGACAAATTCAGTGAAGATCTCTTCATCAGACTCTTCATCTAA
- the LOC131221983 gene encoding berberine bridge enzyme-like 23, protein MGKSFPELGLEQQDCLAMSWIESVLYFAGLPYGPGHSIDVLLDRGLQEKVFYNGKSDFVEEPISQIGLEGIWERVLEEENMYMIMDPLGGRMSEISTAEIPFPYRRGDLDLGVNEEGNQSYSTARIWGRKYFNGNFKRLAQVKGVVDPTNFFRSEQSIPPLVGMEEEIVQLALV, encoded by the exons ATGGGAAAGAGCTTTCCTGAATTGGGTTTGGAGCAACAGGACTGTTTGGCAATGTCTTGGATTGAATCAGTCCTATATTTTGCAGGACTCCCATATGGGCCAGGACACTCCATAGATGTCCTGTTGGATAGAGGACTCCAGGAGAAGGTCTTCTACAACGGTAAATCTGACTTTGTGGAGGAACCCATTTCTCAAATTGGTTTGGAAGGGATTTGGGAGAGGGTGTTGGAGGAGGAGAACATGTACATGATCATGGACCCTTTGGGTGGCAGGATGAGTGAGATATCAACGGCTGAGATTCCTTTCCCATATAGGAGAGG GGATCTTGATTTGGGAGTGAATGAGGAAGGTAACCAAAGCTATTCAACGGCTAGGATTTGGGGTAGAAAGTATTTCAACGGTAACTTTAAGAGATTGGCACAAGTGAAGggtgtggtggaccccactaattTCTTCAGGTCTGAGCAAAGCATTCCACCTCTTGTTGGGATGGAAGAGGAGATAGTGCAGCTAGCATTGGTTTGA